The genomic stretch TTGACATATATACCGAAAAAGAACCCCGCGATCAGTGCGCATCTAAAGGAGCAACGCAATGTTCAAGCCGGGATTACGGCAGAATCTTTAGGAAGTGCTGAATTTAAACAAGATTATCATCTTACATATGCTTATCTTGCAGGAGGAATGTACCGCGGCATTGCTTCGAAAGAAATGGTAGTAAAGCTGTCAAGAGCGGGAATGATGGGGTTCTTTGGCACAGGAGGTCTGAGCCTGAAAGAGGTTGAAGATGCGATCCATGCTATACAAGGTGAATTAGGAAAAGGACAAGCCTACGGCATCAATCTGGTCCACAATATGAAACATACTGAATCAGAAGAAAAAATGATCGATCTTTTATTGAGGAATCAAGTGAGCATTGTGGAGGCTTCAGCATTTTTAAGTGTCACTCCTGTATTAGTAAGGTATCGCGCAAAAGGAGTGAAACGAAATCAAAATGGTGACGTTATATGCTCAAATCGTCTCATAGCAAAAATATCACGGCCGGAAGTTGCAGAATCATTTCTGAGTCCTGCGCCTGAGAATATGCTGCAAAAGCTTTTAGGAGAAAATAAAATCACTATGAACGAAGCTGAGTTGTTGCGGTGCATTCCGATGGCTGACGATATTTGTGTAGAAGCTGATTCAGGCGGTCATACAGATGGCGGTGTGGCATACAGCCTGATGCCGGCGATGACATCTTTAAGAGATGAAATGATGAAAAAATATCAATACCGGAAAAAAATAAGAGTTGGTGCAGCTGGAGGAATTGGAACACCTGAGGCAGCGATGGCGGCTTTTATGCTAGGGGCTGATTTTATTCTAACAGGCTCAATCAATCAATGTACGGTTGAGGCGGCAACAAGTGATAAAGTAAAGGATTTGCTTCAGCAGATGAATGTACAAGATACAGCCTATGCGCCTGCAGGTGATATGTTTGAATCGGGCAGTAAAGTGCAGGTGCTAAAGAAAGGCGTGTTCTTTCCCGCACGGGCAAACAAGTTATATGAACTGTATCAGCGGTATGGGTCTATACGTGAGCTGGATGCAAAGATGCTGGCCCAGCTTGAGGAGAAATACTTTAAACGCAGTATAGAAGACATATATAAAGATATTGCATTGCATTATCCCGCGGCAGACATTGAGAAGGCTGAACAAAACCCGAAGCATAAAATGGCTTTGATTTTCCGATGGTACTTCAGATACAGTTCAAAATTGGCAATCAGCGGAAGCGAACATTCGAAGGTCGATTATCAAATTCACTGCGGTCCCGCGCTGGGAGCCTTTAATCAATGGGTTAAAGGGTCGCAATTAGAAAATTGGCGAAACCGCCATGTGGATGAAATCGGGAAAAAATTAATGACAGAAACGGCAGTATTGCTTCATGAACGGATGCAATCGATGTATCAGCCGTCGCATGAAACAGACAACATAAAAATAAAAGTTTGAATATTATGAAAATATACCTATAAAAATCATTAAAATAATCCCTTGAAGGAGAGAGCGCATTATGGATAAACAGAGAATCTTTGAAGTATTAATCACCAATATTTGCGAGGTGCTTCCTGAATTAGACGGACACAGATTTGAGCCTGAAGATCAGTTAGTTGAGCTAGGAGCTGACTCTGTAGACAGAGCTGAAATTATCACGATGGTGCTAGAGGATTTATCGTTAAAAATCCCTCGCATTGAGCTATCCGGGGTGAAAAACATCGGTGAATTAGCTGAGGTGCTTTATGACAAAGTGCAATCTGCCTGAGGTGGTGGTGACCGGTGTAGGCGTTACGGCCTCTATCGGTCAAGGGAAAGAGGACTTTGCTTCC from Bacillus subtilis subsp. subtilis str. 168 encodes the following:
- the pksE gene encoding enzyme involved in bacillaene synthesis (Evidence 1c: Function from experimental evidences in the studied genus; PubMedId: 16707694, 17234808, 22720735, 26284661; Product type e: enzyme), with the protein product MITYVFPGQGSQQKGMGQGLFEQYQHLTDQADQILGYSIEKLCTEKSYLDVNHTEYTQPALYVVNALSYLKRVEETGRKPDFAAGHSLGEYNALMAAGAFDFETGLRLVKKRGELMGRITGGGMAAVIGLSKEQVTAVLEEHRLYDIDVANENTPQQIVISGPKKEIEKARAVFENTKDVKLFHPLNVSGAFHSRYMNEAKQVFKQYIDSFQFAPLAIPVISNVYAEPYHQDRLKDTLSEQMDNTVKWTDSIRFLMGRGEMEFAEIGPGTVLTGLIHRIKNEAEPLTYIPKKNPAISAHLKEQRNVQAGITAESLGSAEFKQDYHLTYAYLAGGMYRGIASKEMVVKLSRAGMMGFFGTGGLSLKEVEDAIHAIQGELGKGQAYGINLVHNMKHTESEEKMIDLLLRNQVSIVEASAFLSVTPVLVRYRAKGVKRNQNGDVICSNRLIAKISRPEVAESFLSPAPENMLQKLLGENKITMNEAELLRCIPMADDICVEADSGGHTDGGVAYSLMPAMTSLRDEMMKKYQYRKKIRVGAAGGIGTPEAAMAAFMLGADFILTGSINQCTVEAATSDKVKDLLQQMNVQDTAYAPAGDMFESGSKVQVLKKGVFFPARANKLYELYQRYGSIRELDAKMLAQLEEKYFKRSIEDIYKDIALHYPAADIEKAEQNPKHKMALIFRWYFRYSSKLAISGSEHSKVDYQIHCGPALGAFNQWVKGSQLENWRNRHVDEIGKKLMTETAVLLHERMQSMYQPSHETDNIKIKV
- the acpK gene encoding acyl-carrier protein involved in bacillaene synthesis (Evidence 1c: Function from experimental evidences in the studied genus; PubMedId: 16707694, 16757561, 17234808, 26284661; Product type c: carrier); protein product: MDKQRIFEVLITNICEVLPELDGHRFEPEDQLVELGADSVDRAEIITMVLEDLSLKIPRIELSGVKNIGELAEVLYDKVQSA